A genomic window from Salvia miltiorrhiza cultivar Shanhuang (shh) chromosome 5, IMPLAD_Smil_shh, whole genome shotgun sequence includes:
- the LOC131025391 gene encoding uncharacterized protein At3g61260-like, with amino-acid sequence MRSIEDKGCLNSCPTEENAGGGSCMIFDFKKGGGGGGAVSRPSPHHRSSLGKPTPSKWDDAQKWLVNLSRGERNQAKASPRDSNADDRHLIASSAWAGGDEGEGGGGSPPPASNGGDKYKNVECDESVWRGGSKGDSSPKSVVRAICLRDMGTEMTPIGSKEPSRAATPIRAMSPTKTSSDSAGSVSRDTGSIPTQRTEESGGINGPTSHMSREGPETNSVKVAEIKIDDNSRVLNPLEARAAAWEEAERAKYTARYKREDMRIQAWENHQKKKAEMENRKAEVKAEQLKTRAKEKCNQKIATTRRVAEEKRAVAEAKLNENGIKTSERGDYIRRNGHLPSSFSFKLPFCCW; translated from the exons ATGAGATCCATAGAGGACAAAGGGTGTTTAAACAGTTGCCCCACAGAGGAGAATGCAGGTGGTGGCAGTTGCATGATCTTCGACTTCAagaagggcggcggcggcggcggcgcggtgAGCAGGCCGTCGCCTCACCACCGGTCGTCTCTGGGGAAACCGACGCCGTCGAAGTGGGACGATGCTCAAAAGTGGCTGGTGAATCTGTCGAGAGGTGAGAGGAATCAGGCCAAGGCCTCCCCGCGCGACTCGAACGCCGATGACCGGCACTTGATCGCCTCGTCGGCGTGGGCGGGTGGGGACGAGGGCGAGGGCGGGGGCGGATCTCCGCCCCCGGCGTCGAACGGAGGGGATAAGTATAAGAATGTTGAGTGTGATGAGTCTGTGTGGAGAGGAGGGAGTAAGGGAGATAGTAGCCCTAAATCAGTGGTGAGGGCTATATGTTTGAGGGATATGGGGACTGAGATGACACCAATTGGGAGCAAAGAGCCCTCTAGGGCGGCTACTCCCATTAGAGCCATGAGTCCGACGAAAACTTCGTCGGACTCGGCTGGCTCAGTGAGTCGAGATACTGGGTCGATCCCGACTCAGAGGACAGAGGAGTCGGGCGGCATTAATGGCCCGACCAGTCATATGAGTCGGGAGGGGCCGGAAACGAATAGCGTGAAGGTAGCTGAGATTAAGATCGATGACAATTCTAGGGTGTTGAATCCATTGGAAGCTCGAGCCGCGGCTTGGGAAGAGGCCGAACGGGCCAAATATACGGCAAG GTACAAACGCGAAGAcatgaggattcaagcttgggaAAATCATCAGAAGAAAAAGGCCGAGATGGAGAATCGGAAAGCAGAG GTGAAGGCGGAGCAGCTCAAAACTCGTGCAAAAGAGAAGTGCAATCAGAAAATAGCGACGACTCGAAGAGTAGCCGAGGAGAAACGCGCCGTCGCCGAGGCTAAGCTCAATGAGAATGGCATCAAGACTTCCGAAAGAGGAGATTACATAAGAAGAAATGGCCATCTTCCCTCTTCTTTCTCCTTCAAGCTGCCTTTTTGCTGCTGGTAG